One Streptomyces sp. NBC_00223 genomic window carries:
- a CDS encoding DUF397 domain-containing protein, producing MEFKYGPTAVTWRKSSYSGGSGDNCIEASDSLTTASWRKSTYSGGDGGDCVEVADNLPDVIPVRDSKDPHGPALTFTPAAWTAFVQAAAANEFPTP from the coding sequence ATGGAGTTCAAGTACGGCCCGACGGCGGTCACTTGGCGTAAGAGCAGCTACAGCGGTGGTAGCGGCGACAACTGCATCGAGGCCAGCGACAGCCTCACGACGGCGAGTTGGCGCAAGAGCACGTACAGCGGTGGCGACGGCGGCGATTGCGTGGAGGTCGCCGACAACCTCCCCGACGTGATCCCGGTCCGCGACAGCAAGGACCCCCACGGCCCGGCCCTCACCTTCACCCCGGCCGCGTGGACCGCCTTCGTCCAAGCCGCCGCAGCCAACGAATTCCCCACCCCCTAG
- a CDS encoding GPP34 family phosphoprotein, protein MTTPRDLLIITMDMPTTRPVERGDLSLALAGAELVDLLRAGAVRVEGEHLLADDTARPIADRLLDEAASSVPHRAPFESVAEFLWRRGRGLSAAYLAAFDEEGQLTRPGRRRWGLFRTHERVLLDSPDRRRAANRWAAEEPVLTALATDIGVRDKRTEESPEVADEVVADVLASVTEALAELAEERQRRARKLDDAAVTNYRRGY, encoded by the coding sequence ATGACGACACCGCGGGACCTCTTGATCATCACCATGGACATGCCGACCACCCGGCCGGTGGAGAGAGGCGACCTGTCGCTCGCGCTCGCGGGCGCCGAACTGGTCGACCTGCTGCGGGCCGGCGCCGTACGGGTGGAGGGTGAACACCTGCTGGCGGACGACACCGCGCGGCCGATCGCCGACCGGCTGCTGGACGAGGCCGCGTCCTCGGTACCGCACCGGGCACCCTTCGAGTCGGTCGCCGAATTCCTCTGGCGCCGGGGCCGCGGGCTGTCCGCCGCGTATCTGGCGGCCTTCGACGAGGAGGGCCAGCTGACCCGGCCGGGGCGCCGCCGCTGGGGGCTGTTCCGTACCCACGAGCGGGTGCTGCTCGACTCGCCGGACCGCCGGCGGGCGGCGAATCGCTGGGCGGCCGAGGAGCCGGTGCTGACCGCGCTCGCGACGGACATCGGCGTCCGCGACAAGCGCACCGAGGAGTCGCCGGAGGTGGCCGACGAGGTGGTGGCGGACGTACTGGCCTCGGTCACCGAAGCGTTGGCGGAGCTGGCGGAGGAACGGCAGCGGCGGGCCCGCAAGTTGGACGACGCGGCGGTCACGAACTACCGACGCGGTTACTGA
- a CDS encoding glycoside hydrolase family 75 protein, with the protein MSSIRTRLALAAAAALALAVPLAVGNADAATTPTTVKAASAATSYTAAQVLAGIQQHSTAANQVNTKPHINTMTRAQNVNVYQVASGVYAYTSGMAIDTDGSDSDPDPDHQGETTWEDSNGKALGAHHVPFYVLGDDCWDRKTPCPHFYYKERGMSGRQFALMFYNGKVIGSIFGDTQTANNQTTSDNDSRELGEASVKAAQLLGIPSSGTTGGVDNGVTVVMFSGSNWVVNGTNANLNDNTQALVQKALDSLGASMNGTTPPTSPPPTTPPPSTSPPSGGNTSYEAEAAALAGGTTITSCAHCSGGQKLSYLGNGGTATFNNVTEPAAGSYTMSISFMSVGQARTAVVTVNGVNQTVSFPETPDYNTVVTKNVTVQLKAGSNTIKFSNPSAGAPNLDRIVV; encoded by the coding sequence ATGTCATCAATCCGTACGCGCCTGGCCCTGGCAGCCGCCGCGGCCCTCGCGCTCGCCGTCCCGCTCGCCGTCGGCAACGCCGACGCCGCGACGACCCCCACAACGGTCAAGGCCGCCTCGGCTGCCACCTCGTACACCGCCGCCCAGGTACTGGCCGGCATCCAGCAGCACTCGACGGCCGCGAACCAGGTCAACACCAAGCCCCACATCAACACCATGACGCGGGCCCAGAACGTGAACGTCTACCAGGTCGCCTCCGGCGTCTACGCCTACACCTCCGGCATGGCCATCGACACCGACGGCAGCGACTCCGACCCCGACCCCGACCATCAGGGCGAGACGACCTGGGAAGACAGCAACGGCAAGGCCCTGGGCGCGCACCACGTGCCGTTCTACGTGCTGGGCGACGACTGTTGGGACCGCAAGACCCCCTGCCCGCACTTCTACTACAAAGAACGCGGCATGTCCGGGCGGCAGTTCGCGCTGATGTTCTACAACGGCAAGGTCATCGGCTCGATCTTCGGTGACACGCAGACCGCGAACAACCAGACCACCTCCGACAACGACTCCCGCGAACTCGGCGAGGCGTCCGTGAAGGCGGCCCAGCTGCTCGGCATCCCCAGCAGCGGCACCACCGGCGGCGTCGACAACGGCGTGACCGTCGTGATGTTCTCCGGCTCGAACTGGGTCGTGAACGGCACCAACGCCAACCTGAACGACAACACCCAGGCCCTGGTCCAGAAGGCCCTGGACAGCCTCGGCGCAAGCATGAACGGCACCACGCCTCCCACCAGCCCGCCTCCCACCACTCCTCCGCCGTCGACGTCCCCGCCGAGCGGTGGCAACACGTCGTACGAGGCCGAGGCGGCCGCCCTGGCCGGCGGCACGACGATCACCAGTTGCGCGCACTGCTCGGGCGGCCAGAAGCTCAGCTACCTGGGCAACGGCGGCACGGCGACCTTCAACAATGTCACCGAGCCCGCGGCGGGCAGCTACACCATGAGCATCTCCTTCATGAGTGTCGGCCAGGCCCGCACCGCCGTCGTCACCGTCAACGGCGTCAACCAGACCGTCAGCTTCCCCGAGACACCGGACTACAACACCGTGGTCACCAAGAACGTCACCGTCCAGCTCAAGGCCGGCAGCAACACCATCAAGTTCTCCAACCCCTCGGCCGGGGCGCCCAACCTCGACCGCATCGTCGTCTGA
- a CDS encoding TetR/AcrR family transcriptional regulator: MADGAPAFRRDRARLPAAERRRQIMAAASALIAERGFWGLSMQDVADRCGLTVPGVLRHFGSKAGLLIEVLAHRDVEDARSLRAQLGVGEEELPDEWSAGGPDGVDLRELCEATMRRNGEQPEIVRLFTVLEAEALAPSHPAHDYFVRRQERVITSFAGLAQELTDRPEALARHIVAMMDGLQIQWLRAPESVDLVREWQAAAEVLFAYHARTRR, from the coding sequence ATGGCTGACGGGGCTCCCGCGTTCCGGCGCGACCGGGCACGCCTGCCGGCCGCCGAGCGTCGGCGTCAGATCATGGCGGCGGCGTCGGCGCTCATCGCGGAGCGCGGCTTCTGGGGACTGTCGATGCAGGACGTCGCCGACCGCTGCGGGCTGACCGTGCCCGGCGTACTGCGGCACTTCGGCTCGAAGGCGGGGCTGCTCATCGAGGTGCTCGCGCACCGGGACGTCGAGGACGCGCGCTCACTGCGTGCGCAACTCGGGGTCGGCGAGGAGGAGTTGCCGGACGAGTGGTCCGCCGGCGGTCCCGACGGGGTCGATCTGCGGGAGCTGTGCGAGGCCACTATGCGGCGCAACGGTGAACAGCCGGAGATCGTACGGCTGTTCACCGTGCTGGAGGCGGAGGCGCTCGCGCCGAGCCATCCCGCGCACGACTACTTCGTACGGCGGCAGGAGCGGGTGATCACCTCGTTCGCCGGGCTGGCCCAGGAGCTCACGGATCGCCCCGAAGCGCTGGCCCGGCACATCGTGGCGATGATGGACGGCCTCCAGATCCAGTGGCTACGGGCGCCGGAGAGCGTCGATCTGGTCCGGGAGTGGCAGGCCGCGGCCGAGGTGCTGTTCGCGTACCACGCGCGTACCCGGCGCTGA
- a CDS encoding DUF5713 family protein, which produces MSITNQQVTEYAFLQGLYKDAYFPDQVVDKGKDVLLRLCARIEAERPTDLAALYALTEPATEEFNALEAEFEAAGSEIETVAREEIAEDFWFVASAYGFPEADVEQLIAARDW; this is translated from the coding sequence ATGTCGATCACCAACCAGCAGGTGACCGAGTACGCCTTCCTCCAGGGGCTCTACAAGGACGCGTACTTCCCCGACCAGGTGGTGGACAAGGGGAAGGACGTCCTGCTGCGGCTGTGCGCGCGGATCGAGGCCGAGCGGCCCACGGACCTGGCGGCGCTGTACGCGCTGACGGAGCCCGCGACCGAGGAGTTCAACGCGCTGGAGGCCGAGTTCGAGGCGGCCGGCAGCGAGATCGAGACGGTCGCGCGCGAGGAGATAGCCGAGGACTTCTGGTTCGTGGCGTCGGCGTACGGCTTCCCGGAGGCGGACGTCGAGCAGCTGATCGCCGCCCGCGACTGGTAA
- a CDS encoding DUF4031 domain-containing protein, producing MPVYIDPPTWPGHGRHWSHLVSDLSYAELHTFAARLGVPERAFERDHYDLPSTRYADAVRLGAIEVGSKELLRRLTEAGLRRRKPRRGDVRA from the coding sequence ATGCCCGTCTACATCGACCCGCCGACCTGGCCCGGCCACGGCCGCCACTGGTCGCACCTGGTCAGCGACCTGTCCTACGCCGAGCTGCACACCTTCGCCGCCCGCCTCGGCGTCCCCGAACGCGCCTTCGAGCGCGACCACTACGACCTGCCGTCCACGCGCTACGCGGACGCCGTGCGGCTCGGCGCGATAGAGGTCGGCAGCAAGGAGCTGCTGCGGCGGCTGACGGAGGCGGGGCTGCGGCGCCGCAAGCCGCGGAGGGGTGACGTGCGGGCGTAG
- a CDS encoding helix-turn-helix domain-containing protein, with the protein MANNKPNAEPPKTPSNAKRIEPEKSPRALYGAELRFKREQAGLSRTELGEKLFMGASQLAKIETGERRVRPDNAEMLDRILKTDGFFVRNLAAGRVSKYREHFADVVEIEALALTIREWEPSLVPGLLQTEAYALAVIRGYDPVLADALVRERLAARLSRAVIFNDPHKPLFWAVVGEAAIRCQIGGAAVMAGQLRHIAAMIRRNRIVFQVLPFSAGANAGLDGSMKLMTTEDDAPVVYFQGQETGALVDDPATVKRSSLTYDLLGATALSPDDSLTLIEAVAEEYEHGVQVRPDGGHLA; encoded by the coding sequence ATGGCCAACAACAAGCCCAACGCCGAACCCCCCAAGACCCCCAGCAACGCGAAGCGGATCGAGCCCGAGAAGTCGCCGCGCGCGCTGTACGGCGCGGAGTTGCGCTTCAAGCGCGAGCAGGCGGGTCTCAGCCGCACCGAACTGGGCGAGAAGCTGTTCATGGGCGCCTCGCAACTCGCCAAGATCGAGACCGGCGAACGCCGCGTCCGCCCCGACAACGCCGAGATGCTGGACCGCATCCTCAAGACGGACGGCTTCTTCGTCCGGAACCTGGCCGCGGGTCGCGTGTCCAAGTACCGGGAGCACTTCGCCGACGTGGTGGAGATCGAGGCCCTCGCCCTGACCATTCGAGAATGGGAACCGTCCCTGGTACCGGGCTTGCTGCAAACCGAGGCGTACGCGCTGGCCGTCATTCGCGGATACGACCCGGTGCTCGCCGACGCCCTGGTCAGGGAACGGTTGGCGGCCCGGCTGTCCCGTGCCGTCATCTTCAACGACCCGCACAAGCCGCTCTTCTGGGCGGTAGTGGGCGAAGCCGCCATCCGCTGCCAGATTGGGGGCGCGGCGGTCATGGCCGGCCAACTGCGCCACATCGCGGCGATGATCCGTCGGAACCGGATCGTCTTCCAGGTGCTTCCGTTCAGCGCGGGTGCGAACGCCGGACTGGACGGTTCGATGAAGCTGATGACGACCGAGGACGACGCCCCCGTCGTGTACTTCCAGGGCCAGGAGACTGGTGCATTGGTCGACGATCCGGCAACGGTCAAGCGCAGTTCGCTGACTTACGATCTCCTCGGAGCGACGGCTTTGTCGCCGGACGACTCTCTGACCCTCATCGAAGCGGTAGCCGAGGAGTACGAGCATGGAGTTCAAGTACGGCCCGACGGCGGTCACTTGGCGTAA
- the murQ gene encoding N-acetylmuramic acid 6-phosphate etherase, whose product MTQYTELRRELETLTTEAFRPELAEIDRLSTLEIARTMNGEDATVPAAVAGQLPRIAAAIDGIAARMEGGGRLIYAGAGTAGRLGVLDASECPPTFNTTPGREVLGLIAGGPEAMVTSIEGAEDSKELAAADLARLGLTAADSVVGISASGRTPYAVGAVEYARGLGALTVGLSCNAGSPLAAAAEHGIEVVVGPELVSGSTRLKAGTAQKLVLNMLSTITMIRLGKTYGNLMVDVRASNEKLRARSRRIVALATGAGEAAIEDALTATDGEVKPAILTLLAHVDAPTAGRLLAEANGHLRAALDSAHR is encoded by the coding sequence ATGACCCAGTACACCGAGCTGCGCCGCGAGTTGGAGACGCTCACCACCGAGGCGTTCCGGCCCGAGCTCGCCGAGATCGACCGGCTCTCCACCCTGGAGATCGCCCGGACCATGAACGGTGAGGACGCCACCGTTCCGGCCGCCGTCGCGGGCCAACTGCCGCGGATCGCCGCGGCGATCGACGGGATCGCCGCCCGGATGGAGGGCGGCGGACGGCTGATCTACGCGGGCGCCGGTACGGCCGGACGTCTCGGCGTGCTCGACGCCAGCGAGTGCCCGCCGACCTTCAACACGACGCCCGGGCGCGAAGTGCTCGGACTCATCGCGGGCGGGCCGGAGGCGATGGTCACGTCCATCGAAGGCGCCGAGGACAGCAAGGAGTTGGCCGCCGCCGACCTGGCCCGGCTCGGGCTCACCGCCGCCGACAGCGTGGTCGGGATCTCGGCGTCCGGGCGCACGCCGTACGCCGTCGGCGCGGTCGAGTACGCGCGGGGGCTCGGGGCGCTGACGGTGGGGCTCTCCTGCAACGCGGGTTCGCCGCTGGCCGCCGCCGCGGAGCACGGGATCGAGGTCGTGGTGGGGCCCGAACTGGTCTCCGGGTCCACCCGGCTCAAGGCCGGGACCGCGCAGAAACTCGTGCTCAACATGCTGTCGACGATCACGATGATCCGGCTGGGGAAGACCTACGGGAATCTGATGGTGGACGTGCGGGCGTCCAACGAGAAGCTGCGAGCCCGTTCCCGGCGGATCGTCGCGCTCGCGACGGGAGCAGGGGAAGCGGCGATCGAGGACGCGCTGACCGCCACGGACGGCGAGGTGAAGCCCGCGATCCTCACGCTGCTGGCCCATGTCGACGCGCCCACCGCCGGACGCCTGCTCGCCGAGGCGAACGGACACCTGCGCGCCGCGCTGGACTCCGCCCACCGGTAG
- a CDS encoding cellulase family glycosylhydrolase, with translation MHFRRESPGRHRARTWRRATAVTAVGVMTMASAWTGLSSASAAVTTPGTIVGQQSGRCVDVTAAGTANGTAVQLYDCNGTGAQQWQQRSDGSVVNPASGRCLDVTAASTANGARVQIYDCNGTGAQKWQVGAGGNLTNPQSGKCLDANGSANSSYLQIWDCAGSANQHWTVNGAGTTDPGNPGDSDIWSRIKAGWNLGNSFDATPCETCWGNPATTKAMIDRVATKFNYLRIPVTWYPHLTGGAPNYTIDPAFLARLRQVVDWAIADGMYVDINVHHDGGGDSWLIPSSARLPQVEPEFTAIWRQVAGYFSSYDEHLLFESLNEPQDANGGNRYGGGTADNWPVINRLNQDFVNVVRAAGGNNASRWLLVVPYGANAQTGANNLVVPAGSHIAVSVHSYNPWAFASTTAPNYLTWDGSLNYLPDGDINNANRLFSSRGIPVVWTEFGATVKPLNGGDNSDQVANYETHFASYAKQYGQKTVVWDNNSTGLGDDQFGLLTRQTATWRWPNIVDRLSGVYS, from the coding sequence ATGCATTTCCGACGAGAGAGCCCCGGCCGGCACCGGGCACGCACGTGGCGCAGAGCCACCGCCGTGACGGCGGTCGGCGTCATGACGATGGCCTCGGCATGGACGGGCCTGAGCTCCGCCTCGGCCGCGGTGACCACACCCGGCACCATCGTGGGCCAGCAGAGCGGCCGTTGTGTCGACGTCACGGCCGCCGGCACCGCGAACGGCACGGCGGTCCAGCTCTACGACTGCAACGGAACGGGCGCGCAGCAGTGGCAGCAGCGTTCCGACGGCTCCGTGGTGAACCCGGCCTCGGGCCGTTGCCTCGACGTCACCGCCGCGTCGACCGCCAACGGCGCCCGGGTGCAGATCTACGACTGCAACGGCACCGGCGCGCAGAAGTGGCAGGTGGGCGCGGGCGGCAATCTCACCAACCCGCAGTCGGGCAAGTGCCTGGACGCCAACGGCAGCGCGAACAGCTCCTATCTCCAGATCTGGGACTGCGCCGGTTCGGCCAACCAGCACTGGACGGTGAACGGCGCGGGCACCACCGACCCCGGTAACCCCGGTGACTCCGACATCTGGAGCCGGATCAAGGCCGGTTGGAACCTCGGCAACTCCTTCGACGCGACCCCCTGCGAGACCTGCTGGGGCAATCCGGCGACGACCAAGGCGATGATCGACCGGGTCGCGACGAAGTTCAACTACCTGCGGATTCCGGTGACGTGGTACCCGCACCTGACCGGCGGGGCGCCGAACTACACCATCGACCCGGCGTTCCTCGCGCGGCTGCGGCAGGTGGTCGACTGGGCGATCGCCGACGGCATGTACGTCGACATCAATGTGCACCACGACGGCGGCGGCGACAGCTGGCTCATCCCCAGCTCGGCCCGACTCCCGCAGGTGGAACCCGAGTTCACCGCCATCTGGCGGCAGGTCGCGGGCTACTTCAGCAGCTACGACGAGCACCTGCTCTTCGAGTCGCTGAACGAGCCGCAGGACGCGAACGGGGGCAACCGTTACGGCGGCGGCACCGCGGACAACTGGCCCGTGATCAACCGGCTGAACCAGGACTTCGTCAACGTCGTCCGCGCGGCGGGCGGCAACAACGCCTCCCGCTGGCTGCTCGTGGTGCCCTACGGCGCCAACGCGCAGACCGGCGCGAACAATCTGGTGGTCCCCGCCGGCAGCCACATCGCGGTGTCCGTACACAGCTACAACCCGTGGGCCTTCGCATCGACCACCGCCCCGAACTACCTGACCTGGGACGGCTCGCTGAACTACCTGCCGGACGGCGACATCAACAACGCCAACCGGCTGTTCAGCAGCAGGGGAATCCCGGTCGTGTGGACGGAGTTCGGCGCCACCGTCAAGCCCTTGAACGGCGGCGACAACTCCGACCAAGTGGCCAACTACGAGACGCACTTCGCCTCGTACGCCAAGCAGTACGGGCAGAAGACGGTCGTGTGGGACAACAACAGCACGGGGCTCGGTGACGACCAGTTCGGGCTGCTGACCCGGCAGACGGCGACCTGGCGCTGGCCGAACATCGTGGACCGGCTCTCGGGCGTGTACTCCTGA
- a CDS encoding protein kinase produces MNPGPELRALIRPHAGEVSEIRPTTYGYSSDLTAVIECEKGPFFVKVMRNRPGGWRDSIVREKLINPFVQPISPALRWVAEDEEWIVLGFEAVEGRASDFRPDSADLPTVVELINAVAELPFPSVARDWPETRWDRFAADAAETELFRGDALLHTDINPDNVLIGGRNGWMVDWSWPTRGAAFIDPACLVVQLISSEHSAEEAEGWAARCLAWKEADPRAIDVFAAANLRMMRRFAERRPDEEWRGAMAAAARAWVDHRGVTVA; encoded by the coding sequence ATGAACCCCGGACCTGAGCTTCGGGCGCTGATCCGTCCGCACGCGGGCGAGGTTTCCGAGATCCGCCCGACCACGTACGGGTACAGCTCGGACCTCACGGCCGTCATCGAGTGCGAGAAAGGGCCGTTCTTCGTCAAGGTGATGCGCAACCGCCCTGGCGGGTGGCGGGATTCGATTGTGCGGGAAAAGCTGATCAACCCCTTCGTACAGCCGATCTCGCCGGCCCTGCGGTGGGTTGCCGAGGACGAGGAGTGGATCGTCCTCGGGTTCGAGGCCGTCGAGGGGCGGGCGTCGGATTTCCGCCCCGATTCGGCCGACCTGCCGACCGTGGTCGAACTCATCAATGCCGTCGCCGAGTTGCCGTTTCCCTCCGTGGCGCGGGACTGGCCCGAGACGCGGTGGGACAGGTTCGCGGCCGACGCGGCAGAGACGGAACTCTTCCGGGGCGACGCCCTGCTGCACACGGACATCAACCCGGACAACGTACTGATCGGGGGCCGGAACGGCTGGATGGTGGACTGGTCGTGGCCCACGCGGGGAGCTGCGTTCATTGATCCCGCGTGTCTCGTCGTCCAGTTGATCTCCTCCGAGCACAGTGCGGAGGAGGCCGAGGGGTGGGCCGCGCGCTGCCTGGCGTGGAAGGAGGCGGATCCGCGGGCCATCGACGTGTTCGCCGCGGCCAACCTTCGGATGATGCGGCGGTTCGCGGAGCGCCGGCCCGACGAGGAATGGCGCGGCGCGATGGCGGCGGCCGCCCGCGCGTGGGTGGACCACCGCGGCGTCACGGTGGCCTGA
- a CDS encoding radical SAM/SPASM domain-containing protein, with amino-acid sequence MAIEGLSGRSAGTRLLWLDLTRNCQLHCTHCYNGSGPRGDHGTMTRENWIGVLDQAADGGVRNVQFIGGEPTMHPDFPELVDHALNLGLDVEVFSNLVHVSARCWTLFRRSGVRLATSYYSDQAADHDAMTRRRSHGRTRANIGQAVSLGIPVRVGIITGEDTRHVGAARRDLESLGVTRIGVDHVRPFGRGGQAGAPDLSKLCGGCGDGTAVVGPDGTVSPCVFSGFLDTGNVRTTPLADILGGDAMAAAAASIRKAVVGTRACYPDQAPCGPDTYPPQICGPDEEAGCRPGTPPTTCNPRR; translated from the coding sequence GTGGCAATCGAAGGGTTATCGGGCCGGTCGGCCGGCACACGGCTGTTATGGCTGGACCTGACGCGGAACTGCCAGCTCCATTGCACGCATTGCTACAACGGGTCGGGGCCCAGGGGCGATCACGGCACCATGACCCGCGAGAACTGGATCGGCGTGCTCGACCAGGCCGCCGACGGCGGTGTCCGGAACGTCCAGTTCATCGGCGGCGAGCCGACCATGCACCCGGACTTCCCCGAGTTGGTCGACCACGCCCTGAACCTGGGTCTCGACGTGGAGGTCTTCAGCAACCTCGTACACGTCTCCGCCCGGTGCTGGACGCTCTTCCGGCGCAGCGGCGTGCGCCTCGCCACGTCCTACTACTCCGACCAAGCGGCTGACCACGACGCGATGACCCGCCGACGGTCGCACGGCCGCACGCGCGCCAACATCGGGCAGGCCGTGAGCCTGGGCATCCCGGTACGCGTCGGCATCATCACCGGGGAGGACACGCGGCACGTGGGGGCGGCTCGGCGTGACCTGGAGAGCCTGGGCGTGACCCGTATCGGCGTCGATCACGTCCGCCCCTTCGGGCGAGGCGGTCAGGCCGGGGCGCCGGACCTGTCGAAGCTCTGCGGCGGCTGCGGTGACGGGACCGCCGTCGTCGGGCCGGACGGCACGGTGTCGCCGTGCGTCTTCTCCGGGTTCCTCGACACGGGCAACGTCAGGACGACCCCGCTGGCCGATATTCTCGGCGGCGACGCGATGGCGGCGGCGGCCGCGTCCATCCGGAAGGCCGTGGTCGGAACGCGTGCCTGCTACCCGGATCAGGCTCCGTGCGGGCCCGACACCTACCCGCCGCAGATCTGCGGCCCCGATGAGGAAGCCGGGTGCCGTCCTGGGACGCCGCCCACCACGTGCAACCCCAGGAGATGA
- a CDS encoding MurR/RpiR family transcriptional regulator: MTYSVKETFSPGARPLRGVPGAPGGAPAVPVTPPDPGALAAKVRTLAPSMTRSMHRVAEAVAGDPAGCAQLTVTALAVRTGTSEATVVRTARLLGYPGYRDLRLALAALAAQQATGAPPAVTADIAVDDPLAEVVTKLALEEQRTLADTAAQLDMTQLEAAVSALAAARRIDVYGIAASGLVGQDLVQKLLRIGLIAHAHTDPHLAVTNAVQLRPGDVALAITHSGSTHDVIEPLRAAFDRGATTVAITGRPNGAVTQYADLVLTTASSRESELRPAAMSSRTGQLLVVDCLFIGVAQRTYDNAAPALSASYEALAHRHTPRPGRA; the protein is encoded by the coding sequence GTGACCTACAGCGTGAAGGAAACTTTCTCCCCGGGCGCCCGCCCCCTGCGCGGCGTGCCCGGGGCGCCCGGCGGCGCGCCCGCCGTACCTGTCACGCCCCCCGACCCGGGGGCCCTCGCCGCCAAGGTCCGCACCCTCGCCCCCTCGATGACCCGCTCCATGCACCGGGTCGCGGAAGCCGTCGCGGGCGACCCGGCCGGCTGCGCCCAGCTCACCGTCACCGCGCTCGCCGTACGCACCGGCACGAGCGAGGCCACCGTCGTCCGTACCGCCCGCCTGCTCGGCTACCCCGGCTACCGCGACCTGCGGCTCGCGCTGGCCGCGCTCGCCGCCCAGCAGGCCACCGGCGCGCCGCCCGCCGTCACCGCCGACATCGCCGTGGACGACCCGCTCGCCGAGGTCGTCACCAAGCTCGCGCTCGAAGAGCAGCGCACCCTCGCCGACACCGCCGCACAGCTCGACATGACCCAACTGGAGGCCGCCGTCAGCGCGTTGGCGGCCGCGCGACGGATCGACGTGTACGGGATCGCCGCGTCGGGCCTGGTCGGCCAGGACCTCGTGCAGAAGCTGCTGCGGATCGGGCTGATAGCCCACGCCCACACCGACCCGCATCTGGCCGTCACCAACGCCGTCCAACTGCGCCCCGGGGACGTCGCCTTGGCCATCACGCACTCCGGCAGCACGCACGACGTGATCGAGCCGCTGCGGGCGGCCTTCGACCGGGGCGCGACCACCGTCGCCATCACGGGCCGCCCGAACGGCGCGGTCACGCAGTACGCCGACCTCGTGCTCACCACGGCCAGTTCGCGCGAGAGCGAGCTGCGGCCCGCCGCGATGTCCAGCCGTACCGGTCAACTCCTCGTCGTGGACTGCCTGTTCATCGGGGTCGCGCAGCGCACATACGACAACGCGGCGCCGGCTCTCTCCGCTTCGTACGAGGCCCTGGCCCATCGGCACACCCCGCGGCCCGGCCGCGCCTGA